GCTGCTGGCCGTGCTCGCGTTACTCTCGGGTGAGCAGTTCTCGCATACATCCTTTTTGGGTTCCTCCAAACTAATCCTGTACTCCTCCTACTCCGCCCCCATGCCGCATAGTCACTCACTCGGTGCGCATCACCAACCTGCGGGTGCCACGCACCTACACGCTGTTCCGAGACCACGAACCCGATCCTCTGGTGCTCGACTGCGAGGTGGAGATCGGGCCGCGGGAGCAAGGATTCGTCCTCAAATGGCTGTTCAATAACCACTCCATCTACCAGTGGATACCATCGGTCAAGGGGTTCGCCATGGTGAGTCACTCGGGGTCTTTGGTCGCACCGAATTAATTAAGATTAATCGAACTCTGTCTTTGTCTTCGAtttgttcttgttcttgcGCCTGTAGGGCTTCATGAAGTCGAAGATAGACACCAAAATATTCACTATGGAGGGCAGTCCCGGTGTTATATCGATAAAGAATCCCGACTGGAACATGACGGGGGAGTACACCTGTGCAGTGCAGACCTTCGAGTCCACGGATAAGCGGAGTGCCCGCCTGCAAATAATCGGTGGGTGTCACGACCACggccaaaagaaaaaggaTCGGCGGTGAAAGATGTGCGGTGGcgatgggaatgggaatgggtagcaggtggtggtgggggtCGAAAGGTCTAAGGTGGTGGTTCTGCCTCTGGTTCTGCCGGGTAACCTGCACCCGCCCCCATCTTGACTTGGCCCCCGCCACCAGGGTGTTTGCATAGGTGTTCTCGTGTCGGTGTTTACACAGGGAGACaaaaattatgatttatgTACTTAAAAGCCATTAACAAAAGCCGAGAAAGCCTTACTCTAATGCGCTGGCCTTTATTCTGTCCCACTATTAGCATTCATTCTCTCGCATATCATCTTGTGCCTGGGCAattctaatttaaattttcaacgTACCTTTTTAAGGAActtatattctattatatttcaTGATAttactttctattttgttttaaagCAACTTTGttagctatatatatatatatccataacTACggtttgaatattttaatctTAGTTAGTATCTGAAGTTGTTTTCAGTGCTGTAGGACAACTGTAATTGGCTTAGTCAGGGCGTTCCCAATCGAGTTCCCCTTTTAAATGCTAGGGTCAGTACTTTTTTTTGCTAGTGCAGGTGCTGGGCGCCGTCTGTGTGGCACGTGTGATTCGCTTTCATATTTGCATGCGTGTCATGTGGCAGTCTCTGCGGTGTCCGGAACCACGGCTTGTTTGTGCTGTTTTGTGCTTTTCTTTGGGACACTGTTTTGCTTGgtattgttttgtttcgttgtttAGTTTGACACTTGATTAATTCTCACGACTTTTTGTCTTTCGGCTCCTGTCCGCCGGCTCCACCACACACCCTTCGTCCAATCTGCTCCAATTGCGACAGTTCCTGAATCGGATTTCATGCTGGAAGCGCGGATGAGCGGTTCGCGTATGGACGTGGACATCATGTGTGCGGTCCAGCACGTCTTCCCGCAACCCATGCTGTCTGTCATGTAAGAGGATCCACTGTCCCCGGCAATTTAAGGCCGGTGAAATCCAATAGCGCAAGGACCTAATCGTTCCCTCCGCAGGTTTGACACCCACATACTGGACTCGGTACTGACGCAGTTGGACCAGGACCCCAGTGGCCTCTACAGCATGACCGTTCGCACCCGCATTCCTAGAGATCAACTCGAGTCCCCCACCCCAATCACCTGTGCGTTTATCCTAGTTGGCACCAACTACACCAAGCGCCGGGAGACTATTTTCTATGGTAAGTACAGGTAAGCCTGGATAACACTTTGCTTATAAGGACAAGTTATTCATTCATGCATCATAGCATTAAAGTAGTAAGCTAgatttgtttgaaatttttaacATCTGTCCGTTTCTCCATCCTTATAGAAAACCTAGTTTTAAAGTTAACAAAATTGAATACATAATCTAATATTTTCTTCTTTACAGATAAGGCCTCAACTATACAACGCAAGTGGACAACGGTCGCCGTAGTCATGTCCATCGCATCCTTAGCTCTAAGCAGTTAGTTTGGTAGTGTCCTTTTTATGTAGGCTACATTCGTTTTTATGTTTGGACTAGGAACTTTGATACTccttaatttttaatagaCTTTTAACGGATAAACGTAATTTTTTgcggtatttttaaaaaaaagcgCTTATTTTGTACATGCATGTATTTGTAAGGATAacgaaacacaaaacaaaaacaaacaccaCAATGCGTAAGCAAACGAACCCATAAAGACAAAAAGGACAACAGTAAAGCATAACAAGAAATTCTTGTATTCATATATTTaccacataaataaaatatatatgatagTTATATACGATGTATAGGTCTAATTGAGTACAGAAAcgctaataaaaaaaatacgaaaagaAACATTAAAAGTGCATTAAACCAACCGCCTTCGTCGTCGTTTTTCTTTGctaaaaaactaaacaaattttaaaattgtatttttattgtaaaattacGCTGTAGATTGGACTCAAGTCAcacatataataaaaaaaagtctCAGCATGACTAATTAAATCCAAATTACTTTTGTTTATGGCATCTATGGATTGGTTTAAATgaagtttgtttttaataattcgTTTTAATCATGTGGGCGTTACAGGGCCACAGGGtgttataaaatttattaacataaattattatttactatttttatgtttgtATATTATATTTCCACGCGTCAAAGGCTTATAAGCTTTAAAAACATTGCTATTTGCGGATTTTACAACAGTGCGGATGCTCCGCTTCACCGTCTGACTGTGAATGCAACCCTGCGTGCCTGTTCCTGCGCACACCCTTCCAGCCCTGCCGACCTTCCAGCCTTCCAGTGTGCCTATGAGTATGCAGTGAAAATGACAGCAGTGGCAGAGGAGCCATCAACATCACCATCACCGTAGACAGCAGAAACGTTGACGCCAGCGCCAGACGAGAGCCAAGGTTCCTGCCACCCAGTTAGCCCACTCGATTGGATAATCGCCGAGGATCGGAAAACGTGAAAGCAGCCCTCGAATAGCCCAAGTCCACAATCCCAGCCAGCCAGCATGTCCTAGTGAAGTCCTAGACGTGGGAAGAGTgcagagaagagaagagaataCGATAGCAGAGCAGGAGCTGCACGATGGCCTCCGGCGATGGCGACACCATCAACACCATCGACATGGACAGCTCCTCGGCGTCTCAGGCCAAACTGGCCGAGCCCAGCAATGGTAACTATTATCCACAGACCCCGTCACTTTTCGCAGCGTGAAAAAAATCAATGACTGTCGAATGGAAATGCCCCTGGCGCATGTGTCTCGCGCGAAGGGAGGAAGCGTGAGTGTGAATCCACCCCCGCACTTGTCAAACGGACTTCCATCGGCTCCTATTTATATTTTGGGATTGATAACAAAAGAAAGTCACACGCGACTGGAGGGAGAGTGTCCTGTCCAAGTTCAAGTTGCGGTGATTGACCAGGCGACTGCGTCATGGCCTGAATTAAACATGACTCCTAATAATGAACTCTGTCCGTCTTTCTTTAGCCTCCACCGACCATGTGGGAAACTCATCGCCCGACGTAAGTACATCCGCCTTGACCTCGAGGTCACTCCCATCCAAACTAATCGGGTCAATTACTTTCACTCCCAACCAACCAACTAACCAACCATTCATCCGTCCAGCTGGGCAACCGACCGAACCGAGCGTCCAGCAAGGCGGACAAGGAGCGCAAGATTGGCCACAGACGCGTCGGCGAGGGCGGCGAGATTACGTACAAAAAGATCCAGACGTCGCAGATCATGGGCTCCATCCAACTGGGAATCCAGCACACTGTAAGAAACATTCATAGCCTTAAGTACTGGAGCTTGCATGTTTTACTAGCACTATTTCCAAACATTTCAATGAACTCAGGGCGGGGTTACAAGATTGACCCAAGCTTGATTCGTATGACATATCTTGTATATCTTGGCTTTTTCCATCTACTTAGTAATCTTGAAATATCCTTCGCAGGTCGGCAGTCTGGCCTCGAAGCCCAAGCGTGATCTACTTATGATGGACTTCTGGGAAATCGAGAGCATCACCTTTCCACCAGAGGGTTCTAGCCTTACACCTGCCCACCATTACAGCGAGTTCAGATACAAGATCTATGCGCCCATAGCGTTTCGCTACTTTCGGGATCTGTTTGGCATCCAACCAGATGATTTTATGGTGAGTGGGCGACCGTTCCAAGTCGGCAGATACTGATGGTCCATACTTTCAGATGTCCATGTGCACGTCCCCGCTGCGGGAACTGTCCAATCCTGGTGCTTCCGGCTCTATATTCTACCTGACGACCGACGACGAGTTCATCATAAAGACGGTGCAACACAAGGAGGGTGAATTCTTACAGAAACTACTGCCTGGGTGGGTAACCCGAACAAATCTTTGCAAGAAGACCTATTTAAAAAGTGTTATCTGCATTTCAGTTACTATATGAATCTAAATCAAAATCCGCGCACGCTATTGCCAAAGTTCTTCGGATTGTACTGCCTGCAGACGAGCAATGCCAAAAATATTCGCCTGGTGGTCATGAACAATCTGCTGCCCTCGTCCGTAAAGATGCACCTCAAGTACGACCTCAAGGGCTCCACGTTCAAGCGCAAGGCCAACAAGGCGGAGCGTGCCAAGAAGTCGCCCACGTACAAGGACCTCGACTTCATGGAGCAGCATCCCAACGGCATATTCCTGGAGGCCGAGACCTACGCCGCGCTGATCAAGACCATTCAGCGCGACTGCACGGTGCTGGAGTCCTTCAAAATCATGGACTACTCGCTGCTCCTCGGCGTCCACAATCTGGACGTGGCGCTAAAGGAGAAGCAGAGTGAGCAGAGAAAACCGCTTAGGGCTCCGCTGGCCGAGGACTCCGATGTGGATGCAGACGATCCGCTGGACGGCGATGCGGCCACAGGCATCAGCAGGAATAAGTGAGTATCTCAGCTTGCTGCCAAGCCTTCGGGCAATCTAAAGATCTAACCCAGTGCGGCATACAGGTCAGTGAATCGCCAGCGGCTGGTTGCCCACTCCACGGCCATGGAGAGCATTCAGGCGGAGAGTGAACCCatcgacgacgaggaggatgTGCCGTGAGTGCCTCAGTTTCAGTTCCATATATTTTTCCGAGCTTACATGCGACGACCTAACCCAATTCCAGACCTGGTGGCATTCCAGCAAGGAGTGAGAAGGGCGAGCGCCTGCTGCTCTACATCGGCATTATCGACATCCTGCAATCCTACAGGCTGAAGAAGAAGCTGGAGCACACATTCAAAAGCATCATACACGATGGGGTAAGACTGATGATTCTAGCAAGAATTTGCCACTGATATATACTCTTGCAGGAAACCGTATCGGTCTGCCGGCCCTCGTTCTATGCTCAAAGATTCCAAAACTTTATGGCCAAGACCGTGTTCCGCAAGATACCCTCCCGTAAGTGGACCGGTCGTGGAAGTCGGGCTAAGTACTCGTACTGTAAGGCATTTTTGTGTGCAGTTGGCCGAGTTATGCAAGCACTCAGTTCCGGTTCCGGTTCCGGTTTCCGACATTTTTGAGTAGATAGTTAGCCATAGACACTTTCACACCATTTACATTCGAACACACCGAACACCATTTAGACACTCGTAGCTTGCTAATGTTGGTTAATCGATCGATGTGCAGCAAAAATGCAATATGGTACACTTGGCCTGAGTAGACGCCGATTTGAAGAGATACCTATATACATATCTCTACATCAAATCAATATCCACCAACAAACCGCTCTGTTCTCTGCTTTCTTTTATGGCCATGTCTCGAATGCAATCACCCACTCTTACGTACGCATATAGTGGATCTCCCAGAGATCAAGGGGAATCACAGAAAATTTCGTACCTTGGTGACCAGCTATATAGGTAAACAAACGAATGGTCGATGTCCTTTAACTTTTGATTATCTCTCACTTTCTTTACTTACACCTTTCTTAACGAGTATTTTATAGTGTTTATTAACGATGTTTTGTATTCACCACTTGGTTTTATATGATTTCGAAACGGACGCCAAAGCATGCCTCTCAATCTCACGTTAGTTGATCTCACATCCCTGGCATCCTCGGCATCCTTGGCATCCTTGGCATCCTGGCAACCGTATTGCTCTTGGCTTCGCATAGTTGCTTTGGAAGTGCTATGCTTTTTGAACTTTTTCTTTTGATCGAAACAAATTTATGCGTTCCGCAACTAATTACTGCATTTCCATCATTTTTGCAGCGCTTAAGCATTCGCCTTCGAAGAGAAAAAGCCTTTCCAAGGCTATTCAGCGCTCCATTGACAGCGACAACGAGGTGGCCTCCAGGCGTAAGTTAATCACTCTAAAAATTAATGTATACTAACCACGACTACAACTTGTTCTAAAACACTCTTTCGATTCCTAAACCTATTATAATTTGCTCAGCGGTTCACGCCTCGCACTCGCACAGCAGTGGCAAGATTCACCAGCCAGCCAAGCCGCCCACCACCGAGCCCACGCCAGCGGGAGCGGCAGGTGGAGCCGAAAGAGGAGCAACTGCCCTAGGTCCAGCAACCACCAGTGGCGCCAGTGAACGGGCACCACCGCCCGTCAAGCAGCGTACGCCGGCGGCCAGTAATCTGAAGACGCGAGTGCCACCGCCAGTACCGCCACGCGGCTCGCCACGGCGCAAGGATGCCCAGGATCGGACGACTCCAGGTACAGAACCGCACACCACTAATCCCAACCCGGCACCAGCACATACCCACACCCTTCAGGTGCCAGCGAACGAGGGCATTCCGCGATTCGGGGATCGCCGTTCGCCTAGCAATGTCCAGGATTGGTTGGAGCTGCATGATCTCTTCGATGGTCCGGACAGTGGTCCATATGGTCCATATGCACCGCCTGCTCCTCTGGCAGACCCAACGGTTACTCTACTGAGAAGTTCTTCGCTGCGGCGCCGGGATTCCCTGCACTCCGCCTACTCCACGGCTCGATCAGAAAGTAGCTTCCGGCGCCAGCAGCCAAGACTCCTCAACCACGTGGACATCTTTCAGCGCAAGAACAGCTTTGTGGCGCGCAGTGATCGGTCATCGGTGGGCTCCATAGTTCGGAGCTTTCCGCCGATCAGAGCGGAAAGCTATCGTACGGGACGTTCCCGATCCTCGGGCAGTATTCACAGCCAGCATTCTCCTAGGCGAGGGATTCAAGAGAAGCTGCAGCGACATCAGAGGCGGAAGCGTTACTTTCACTACGTGGATTTGGCGCTCGGTGGCGAGGATTGCGAGAACCAGCCGGAGGAGGATAATCTCCTGCAGTCGGTCAGTGCTTTTTTGGAGGTCAAACGAGAACTGGAGGCGACACAGCGTCCTAGAAGACCTCTACCCAAGCTTACGCTTCCCGACCCGGTCGTAGAGCCTGCGAGGAGTCCTCCTGGACAGCAGATCAGACGGGGCAAGAGACGAGCGCCCAAGGCAGCGCCCTCCACGATACCCGAGAGCGACGGCACTCAGGGATCGACTGGACGCGGACAGGGACGGGATTAGCTACTCGCTTGCACCTCGCTTACCCAGCCACACTACACCATTACCCAGCTACCTTTTATTACTACTGTCTACTTCTGCCACTCATTCCGTTGTATATTTTGCTCTGCTCATTGTATTGCTAGGCACAACGCCCTCATGCAGCTCGACTCCTCCCCCCGCCTTTGACGACATCTCCGAGGACAGCTCGAACAAGAACAGCAGCTCGTCGATAGGTCGCCGgtctcatcatcatcaccaccatcaccagcagtcgcagcagcatcagcagtcctactatcTGGATCGCAAGATGAACATTGGACCCGCCTATCGAGGCTCCTACAAGGAGGACATTGTGAGGTATTAATGCTTATGTATGTTAGCCATCTAAGCTATCCCGCCGTCGAGTGGAAATACCCATTTGtaacaaattgatttattgttTAACTAGCGTTTCGGAAGTCCATCTGGATACATTACTGGCGGTGGACACGTCGTCGAGCAGCCAGTACGGATCCCGCGGCGGATTGGCCTGGACCCCGCCCGCTTCAGGTGAGGGCTCCACTCCCACATGGACAGAGGGCACACCAAGTTTTACGGACTCCAGTTCGAGTGGTGATCTCGGTAATTGGCACTTGAGATTTGCTTTGAAATCGCTTTTTGTGTTTCTATATCTATCTGTATATGTGTATTCGTTCACGCTTGCAATCGTAGACAACTTCTCGCCCATAAACTCATCTAAAATCGATCGACACAAGCCGACGGTGGAAGAGGCCATCAACTCTCTGTCCGCGGGAATGGTAAATATCAGAGGAGACCGACTCTAGACACGATCCCCAGCACACATAGATACGTCCCGTACCGCTGCACCCACGACACCTCCACACCTAGACAGCTCCACCCCCATCACACACAGAGTTAGACTCGCACACGTCCATGTAGAATCGTACACTACTAGAGTTTTCCAAATTGCAGTGCATCTTTCGTTTGGGTGTTCTTCCCTAGCCATTCCCCCACAGCATCCCACTGATACATGACTTCTCTATTGCATTCTTATAGATCAACTAACATAGCATGTGGTGACGGAACACAAGACACACCAACCCAGATATATC
The sequence above is drawn from the Drosophila melanogaster chromosome 2R genome and encodes:
- the CG13532 gene encoding uncharacterized protein encodes the protein MAGWRGRGLRATLLAVLALLSVTHSVRITNLRVPRTYTLFRDHEPDPLVLDCEVEIGPREQGFVLKWLFNNHSIYQWIPSVKGFAMGFMKSKIDTKIFTMEGSPGVISIKNPDWNMTGEYTCAVQTFESTDKRSARLQIIVPESDFMLEARMSGSRMDVDIMCAVQHVFPQPMLSVMFDTHILDSVLTQLDQDPSGLYSMTVRTRIPRDQLESPTPITCAFILVGTNYTKRRETIFYDKASTIQRKWTTVAVVMSIASLALSS
- the PIP5K59B gene encoding phosphatidylinositol 4-phosphate 5-kinase 59B, isoform I → MASGDGDTINTIDMDSSSASQAKLAEPSNASTDHVGNSSPDLGNRPNRASSKADKERKIGHRRVGEGGEITYKKIQTSQIMGSIQLGIQHTVGSLASKPKRDLLMMDFWEIESITFPPEGSSLTPAHHYSEFRYKIYAPIAFRYFRDLFGIQPDDFMMSMCTSPLRELSNPGASGSIFYLTTDDEFIIKTVQHKEGEFLQKLLPGYYMNLNQNPRTLLPKFFGLYCLQTSNAKNIRLVVMNNLLPSSVKMHLKYDLKGSTFKRKANKAERAKKSPTYKDLDFMEQHPNGIFLEAETYAALIKTIQRDCTVLESFKIMDYSLLLGVHNLDVALKEKQSEQRKPLRAPLAEDSDVDADDPLDGDAATGISRNNAAYRSVNRQRLVAHSTAMESIQAESEPIDDEEDVPPGGIPARSEKGERLLLYIGIIDILQSYRLKKKLEHTFKSIIHDGETVSVCRPSFYAQRFQNFMAKTVFRKIPSLDLPEIKGNHRKFRTLVTSYIALKHSPSKRKSLSKAIQRSIDSDNEVASRPVHASHSHSSGKIHQPAKPPTTEPTPAGAAGGAERGATALGPATTSGASERAPPPVKQRTPAASNLKTRVPPPVPPRGSPRRKDAQDRTTPGTTPSCSSTPPPAFDDISEDSSNKNSSSSIGRRSHHHHHHHQQSQQHQQSYYLDRKMNIGPAYRGSYKEDIVSVSEVHLDTLLAVDTSSSSQYGSRGGLAWTPPASGEGSTPTWTEGTPSFTDSSSSGDLDNFSPINSSKIDRHKPTVEEAINSLSAGMIN
- the PIP5K59B gene encoding phosphatidylinositol 4-phosphate 5-kinase 59B, isoform E codes for the protein MASGDGDTINTIDMDSSSASQAKLAEPSNASTDHVGNSSPDLGNRPNRASSKADKERKIGHRRVGEGGEITYKKIQTSQIMGSIQLGIQHTVGSLASKPKRDLLMMDFWEIESITFPPEGSSLTPAHHYSEFRYKIYAPIAFRYFRDLFGIQPDDFMMSMCTSPLRELSNPGASGSIFYLTTDDEFIIKTVQHKEGEFLQKLLPGYYMNLNQNPRTLLPKFFGLYCLQTSNAKNIRLVVMNNLLPSSVKMHLKYDLKGSTFKRKANKAERAKKSPTYKDLDFMEQHPNGIFLEAETYAALIKTIQRDCTVLESFKIMDYSLLLGVHNLDVALKEKQSEQRKPLRAPLAEDSDVDADDPLDGDAATGISRNKSVNRQRLVAHSTAMESIQAESEPIDDEEDVPPGGIPARSEKGERLLLYIGIIDILQSYRLKKKLEHTFKSIIHDGETVSVCRPSFYAQRFQNFMAKTVFRKIPSLDLPEIKGNHRKFRTLVTSYIALKHSPSKRKSLSKAIQRSIDSDNEVASRPVHASHSHSSGKIHQPAKPPTTEPTPAGAAGGAERGATALGPATTSGASERAPPPVKQRTPAASNLKTRVPPPVPPRGSPRRKDAQDRTTPGTTPSCSSTPPPAFDDISEDSSNKNSSSSIGRRSHHHHHHHQQSQQHQQSYYLDRKMNIGPAYRGSYKEDIVSVSEVHLDTLLAVDTSSSSQYGSRGGLAWTPPASGEGSTPTWTEGTPSFTDSSSSGDLDQLT
- the PIP5K59B gene encoding phosphatidylinositol 4-phosphate 5-kinase 59B, isoform H, yielding MASGDGDTINTIDMDSSSASQAKLAEPSNASTDHVGNSSPDLGNRPNRASSKADKERKIGHRRVGEGGEITYKKIQTSQIMGSIQLGIQHTVGSLASKPKRDLLMMDFWEIESITFPPEGSSLTPAHHYSEFRYKIYAPIAFRYFRDLFGIQPDDFMMSMCTSPLRELSNPGASGSIFYLTTDDEFIIKTVQHKEGEFLQKLLPGYYMNLNQNPRTLLPKFFGLYCLQTSNAKNIRLVVMNNLLPSSVKMHLKYDLKGSTFKRKANKAERAKKSPTYKDLDFMEQHPNGIFLEAETYAALIKTIQRDCTVLESFKIMDYSLLLGVHNLDVALKEKQSEQRKPLRAPLAEDSDVDADDPLDGDAATGISRNKSVNRQRLVAHSTAMESIQAESEPIDDEEDVPPGGIPARSEKGERLLLYIGIIDILQSYRLKKKLEHTFKSIIHDGETVSVCRPSFYAQRFQNFMAKTVFRKIPSPLKHSPSKRKSLSKAIQRSIDSDNEVASRPVHASHSHSSGKIHQPAKPPTTEPTPAGAAGGAERGATALGPATTSGASERAPPPVKQRTPAASNLKTRVPPPVPPRGSPRRKDAQDRTTPGTTPSCSSTPPPAFDDISEDSSNKNSSSSIGRRSHHHHHHHQQSQQHQQSYYLDRKMNIGPAYRGSYKEDIVSVSEVHLDTLLAVDTSSSSQYGSRGGLAWTPPASGEGSTPTWTEGTPSFTDSSSSGDLDNFSPINSSKIDRHKPTVEEAINSLSAGMIN
- the PIP5K59B gene encoding phosphatidylinositol 4-phosphate 5-kinase 59B, isoform J; protein product: MASGDGDTINTIDMDSSSASQAKLAEPSNASTDHVGNSSPDLGNRPNRASSKADKERKIGHRRVGEGGEITYKKIQTSQIMGSIQLGIQHTVGSLASKPKRDLLMMDFWEIESITFPPEGSSLTPAHHYSEFRYKIYAPIAFRYFRDLFGIQPDDFMMSMCTSPLRELSNPGASGSIFYLTTDDEFIIKTVQHKEGEFLQKLLPGYYMNLNQNPRTLLPKFFGLYCLQTSNAKNIRLVVMNNLLPSSVKMHLKYDLKGSTFKRKANKAERAKKSPTYKDLDFMEQHPNGIFLEAETYAALIKTIQRDCTVLESFKIMDYSLLLGVHNLDVALKEKQSEQRKPLRAPLAEDSDVDADDPLDGDAATGISRNKSVNRQRLVAHSTAMESIQAESEPIDDEEDVPPGGIPARSEKGERLLLYIGIIDILQSYRLKKKLEHTFKSIIHDGETVSVCRPSFYAQRFQNFMAKTVFRKIPSLDLPEIKGNHRKFRTLVTSYIALKHSPSKRKSLSKAIQRSIDSDNEVASRPVHASHSHSSGKIHQPAKPPTTEPTPAGAAGGAERGATALGPATTSGASERAPPPVKQRTPAASNLKTRVPPPVPPRGSPRRKDAQDRTTPGTEPHTTNPNPAPAHTHTLQVPANEGIPRFGDRRSPSNVQDWLELHDLFDGPDSGPYGPYAPPAPLADPTVTLLRSSSLRRRDSLHSAYSTARSESSFRRQQPRLLNHVDIFQRKNSFVARSDRSSVGSIVRSFPPIRAESYRTGRSRSSGSIHSQHSPRRGIQEKLQRHQRRKRYFHYVDLALGGEDCENQPEEDNLLQSVSAFLEVKRELEATQRPRRPLPKLTLPDPVVEPARSPPGQQIRRGKRRAPKAAPSTIPESDGTQGSTGRGQGRD
- the PIP5K59B gene encoding phosphatidylinositol 4-phosphate 5-kinase 59B, isoform F, whose protein sequence is MASGDGDTINTIDMDSSSASQAKLAEPSNASTDHVGNSSPDLGNRPNRASSKADKERKIGHRRVGEGGEITYKKIQTSQIMGSIQLGIQHTVGSLASKPKRDLLMMDFWEIESITFPPEGSSLTPAHHYSEFRYKIYAPIAFRYFRDLFGIQPDDFMMSMCTSPLRELSNPGASGSIFYLTTDDEFIIKTVQHKEGEFLQKLLPGYYMNLNQNPRTLLPKFFGLYCLQTSNAKNIRLVVMNNLLPSSVKMHLKYDLKGSTFKRKANKAERAKKSPTYKDLDFMEQHPNGIFLEAETYAALIKTIQRDCTVLESFKIMDYSLLLGVHNLDVALKEKQSEQRKPLRAPLAEDSDVDADDPLDGDAATGISRNKSVNRQRLVAHSTAMESIQAESEPIDDEEDVPPGGIPARSEKGERLLLYIGIIDILQSYRLKKKLEHTFKSIIHDGETVSVCRPSFYAQRFQNFMAKTVFRKIPSLDLPEIKGNHRKFRTLVTSYIALKHSPSKRKSLSKAIQRSIDSDNEVASRPVHASHSHSSGKIHQPAKPPTTEPTPAGAAGGAERGATALGPATTSGASERAPPPVKQRTPAASNLKTRVPPPVPPRGSPRRKDAQDRTTPGTTPSCSSTPPPAFDDISEDSSNKNSSSSIGRRSHHHHHHHQQSQQHQQSYYLDRKMNIGPAYRGSYKEDIVSVSEVHLDTLLAVDTSSSSQYGSRGGLAWTPPASGEGSTPTWTEGTPSFTDSSSSGDLDNFSPINSSKIDRHKPTVEEAINSLSAGMIN
- the PIP5K59B gene encoding phosphatidylinositol 4-phosphate 5-kinase 59B, isoform A → MASGDGDTINTIDMDSSSASQAKLAEPSNASTDHVGNSSPDLGNRPNRASSKADKERKIGHRRVGEGGEITYKKIQTSQIMGSIQLGIQHTVGSLASKPKRDLLMMDFWEIESITFPPEGSSLTPAHHYSEFRYKIYAPIAFRYFRDLFGIQPDDFMMSMCTSPLRELSNPGASGSIFYLTTDDEFIIKTVQHKEGEFLQKLLPGYYMNLNQNPRTLLPKFFGLYCLQTSNAKNIRLVVMNNLLPSSVKMHLKYDLKGSTFKRKANKAERAKKSPTYKDLDFMEQHPNGIFLEAETYAALIKTIQRDCTVLESFKIMDYSLLLGVHNLDVALKEKQSEQRKPLRAPLAEDSDVDADDPLDGDAATGISRNKSVNRQRLVAHSTAMESIQAESEPIDDEEDVPPGGIPARSEKGERLLLYIGIIDILQSYRLKKKLEHTFKSIIHDGETVSVCRPSFYAQRFQNFMAKTVFRKIPSPLKHSPSKRKSLSKAIQRSIDSDNEVASRPVHASHSHSSGKIHQPAKPPTTEPTPAGAAGGAERGATALGPATTSGASERAPPPVKQRTPAASNLKTRVPPPVPPRGSPRRKDAQDRTTPGTTPSCSSTPPPAFDDISEDSSNKNSSSSIGRRSHHHHHHHQQSQQHQQSYYLDRKMNIGPAYRGSYKEDIVSVSEVHLDTLLAVDTSSSSQYGSRGGLAWTPPASGEGSTPTWTEGTPSFTDSSSSGDLDQLT